GTGTCGACCGCGCGAGCGCAACGATCGCACGTCATGCCGTCGATGCGGACGGTCCAGGTAGTGGTCGATTCAACTTGTCGAGACATGGCGGCCTTTCGCTGTCGGCGGAGAACTCGTCAGCGCGCGAGCAGGGGCGCGAGGTACGGGAACGCGAGCAACACCGCGACGAGGACCGCCGCGACCCACAGCAGCGCGCGGCCCGCGCGGTTGGCGCGCGGCGCCGGGCAGCCGCAGTCGCTGGCGTCTCCGCCGGCCGGCGCGGCGGCGCGGCGAGGTCGGTACGCCGCGTAGAAGCCCGCGCCGAGCAGCGCGACCGTGATCGCGACGAACAGCGGCCGGTACGGTTCGAACCGGACCAGCAGGCCGGCGCCGCCGAGGCCGAGCAGGGCCAGGACGAGCGGGCCGACGCAACACGCCGACGCCAGCAGCGCGGCGACGATCGCTCCGGCGCCGGCGGCGATCGACCACCGCCGCGGGCGCTCGGGCACGGCAGGTTCGAGGCGCGGTCGCCCGGGGGCGCTGCCGGCCGTCGCGCCGCGGCCGGCGACCGCTGCGCCGGCGTCGCTCGCGCGGCCGGCGGGCGAGTCGGCAGAGGGCCGGTGGGGATCGCGGCGCGAGGGAGTCGAATGTCGGGTCGGCATGGGCATCTCCTGTCCAGTTCGCGGGACGTCCCGGGACGGGGCGCAGCCCTCGCACCGACGTCAAGCACGGGGTGTGCCACCGGCCGCGTTCCCCCTGCGGATGGAATGAGCCAAAACAATTTCGTGTGTTATGGGGGCGCGGGCCGTGCCGAGGACGATCGAAAACCCCAAATTGGGGATTACGAAAATTGCAAAATGGGGTATTGATCGAGCATGTCACGCGACCGACCGCGCTCGGCCGAAGGGCCGCGGGATGACCGTCGGGGCGGCCGGCGACCGGCCGGCGCCGGGGCGCCGTCACCGGCCGATCTGGTCGCCCGGAGTCCGGCGATGCGGCGGCTGGTCGAACTCGCTCGCCGGGTCGCTCCGACCGAGGCGACCGTGCTCATCGCGGGCGAGAGCGGCACCGGCAAGGAGCGGCTCGCGCGGTTTCTGCACGCGGCGTCGCCCCGGGCGAACGGGCCGTTCGTGGCGGTCGACTGTGGCGCGCTGCCCGACTCGTTGCTCGAGACCGAGCTGTTCGGCCATACGCGCGGAGCATTCACCGGGGCGACGGCGGACCGCCACGGGCTGTTTCGCGCCGCGTCGGGCGGCACCCTGTTTCTCGACGAGATTGGCGAGACGTCACCCGCGATGCAGGTGCGGCTGCTCCGGGCGCTGCAAGAGCGGGCGGTGCGCCCGGTCGGCGCGACACACGACGTGCCGGTCGACGTACGCGTCGTCGCCGCGACCCACCGCAATCTCGCGCAAATGGTTGCGGATGGAACGTTTAGACAGGATCTGTACTATCGGCTGCGCGTGGTCGAGCTGGAACTGCCGCCGCTGCGCGACCGCCGCGACGACCTGCTGCCGCTCGCACGCGCGTTCATCGCGCGCGCGTGCCGCGAAAATCACTGCGGGCCGTGCGCGTTGTCTGCGGACGTGCTCGACGCTCTGCTGGCATATGACTGGCCGGGCAACGTGCGCGAACTCGAGCACGCGATCGAGCGGGCGGTCGTGCTGGCCGAGGGCAAGCCGCGCATCGAAGTGGGCGACTTGCCGCCCGAGGTGCGCGGCGACGTGCGCGCAGCCGCCGCGTCGGCCGGCGACATCGTTCCGCTCGCCGAGGTCGAGCGGCGCCATATCCTCGCGACGCTCGATCGCCTGGGCGGCGATCGCCGCGCGACGGCTCGCGCCCTCGGCATCAGCGACAACACGCTGTGGCGCCGGCTCAAGCAATACGGCCTCGTCCGTCCGCGGCGGCGCCGGGCGAACGCGTGATCGGCCCGCGCGTCACGGGGCGAGTACGCGCCCGCCGCGCGCCGGCACGTCGACGTCGACCGTGCCGTCGGCGGCGACCGTGAACGTCGCGCCGTCGCCGCCGGGCGCGATGTCCGTCAACACGGTGCCGGGCGGGAAGCTCACCGGCATGCACGCGCCGCCGTCGGCGTCCGGCGCGCAGGTCCGGCTGGTCTGCTCGTCGGCGGTGTTGAGCACCACGAGCAGGGTCTCGTCGGGATGCGTGCGTTCGAACGCGAGGATGCCGCTGTCGCGCGCGCCGCGCGGCCGGTCCGTCGCCCACGCGATGCGCACGTCGCCGCGGCGCAGCGCGACGTGCTGCTTGCGCAGCGCGATCAGCGCGGCGAGCCAACGGAACGTGTCGCCGCCCTCGTCGAACACCATGTCCTCCCGGTTCTTCGGGTCCGTGCCGCCGGCGAACTGCTGCTCGGTGCCGTAGTAAATCGCCGGGATCCCGTCCCACGTCATCAGGAAGAACAGCGCGTTGTGCAGCGCGGCGACGCCGGTGTCCGGAAACAGGAAGCGCGGCACGTCGTGGTTGTCGAGGAAGTTGACGAGCACGCGGTTCGGCGGCAGGCCGATGCCTCCGTCGGCCGGCATCGCGTGGGGCTCGGCCGCGTAGGTCGGTCCGGCTGGAAAGCCGTTGGCCGCACAGTAGCCGTCGTCGCTGGCGGGGACGCCCATGCGCGCGGCGTACAGGCATTCCACGTTCCGCGTCGGCGCGCCGCGCTTGAACACCTCGTCGACGACCCGGTACTTCTGGCTGAAGTACAGCACCGAGTCGACCCGCCCGAATGGCCCGTCGGCGTCGCGGCCGCCGAACGTGTACGCGCCGGCGAGCTCGTCGTCTCCGTCGAACACCTCGCCGAGCAGAAAGAAGTTGTGTTTGCCGAGCGCGGCGGCCTCCTCGCGGATGCGAGTGGCAAACGTGCCGACCATTCCACGCACGTCGCGGTCGCGCTCCGGACGGTCCATGTGCTTGAGCGTATCGATGCGGAAGCCGTCGAAGTCGGCCGCCGCGATCCAATAGGCGTACGCGCGCACGAGCGCGTCGCGCACGTCCGGGTGGTCGGTGTCGAGGTCGCGCAGGCCGCCGACGAAGTCGCCGCGCGTCTCCTGGTCGCGCACGAATTCGTCCGTGTAGTCGTCCTCGTGCCACCACACGTAGACGCGGCCGCGCCGGCTGTACCACGCGGGGTCGTCGAACCACGCGCGGTCGTCCGGCCAGCCGAACCAATCCGGCGGCCGCGCCGGCGGGGTCGCGCCGCGCGCCGGATCGTAAAAGAACCGGATGTCCGCAGGGCCGCTGAAGCCACCGCTGGTCCATCCCTGGATGCCGCGCGGGTCGTACTCGGGATCGAACTCGCTGATCCGCTCGAGGTACGTGATGGCCTGCGCGCAGTAGGTGCGCTCGTCGGGGCTGCACTCGTCTGCGCGCGCCGGGTTGTTGCAGATCTGCACGCACGTGTGCGGCGTGCCGCCGCCGGTGAGCCAGTCGTCCGGCCGCCCGTTGCCGTTGATGTCGTAATAGAACAGCTGGCCCATGTGGTTGAGGACGACGTCGAGGATCACCAGCATGCCTCGCTCGTGCGCGGCGTCCACCAGATCGCGCAAGGCGACCAGGTCGCCGAAGTGCGGGTTGACTCGCAGCGGGTCCTGCGTCCAGTAGCCGTGGTACGCCGCGAAGCCGGCGTCCTCCTCGAGGTTGCGCACGACGGGGCTGATCCACAGCGTGGTGACACCGAGGTGCTCGAGGTAGTCGAGGTGGTCGCGGATGCCGCGCCAGTCACCGCCGTGGTAGCGCGCGGGCGTGCCGGGTTCGACCGCGTAGTCGTTGCTCGCGTCGCCGTTGGCGAACCGATCGGTGACGATCTGATAGATGACCTGGTCGCGCCAGTCGACGTCCGCGTTGGCTCGGTGCGGGCGGTCGACCGGCGCGTCGTCGGCCAGCGGTGCGGCGCATGCGGCGGTGCCGGCGCATGCGGC
This genomic stretch from Deltaproteobacteria bacterium harbors:
- a CDS encoding mercuric transport protein, translating into MAAGAGAIVAALLASACCVGPLVLALLGLGGAGLLVRFEPYRPLFVAITVALLGAGFYAAYRPRRAAAPAGGDASDCGCPAPRANRAGRALLWVAAVLVAVLLAFPYLAPLLAR
- a CDS encoding alpha-amylase; its protein translation is MCRIALVAVAAACAGTAACAAPLADDAPVDRPHRANADVDWRDQVIYQIVTDRFANGDASNDYAVEPGTPARYHGGDWRGIRDHLDYLEHLGVTTLWISPVVRNLEEDAGFAAYHGYWTQDPLRVNPHFGDLVALRDLVDAAHERGMLVILDVVLNHMGQLFYYDINGNGRPDDWLTGGGTPHTCVQICNNPARADECSPDERTYCAQAITYLERISEFDPEYDPRGIQGWTSGGFSGPADIRFFYDPARGATPPARPPDWFGWPDDRAWFDDPAWYSRRGRVYVWWHEDDYTDEFVRDQETRGDFVGGLRDLDTDHPDVRDALVRAYAYWIAAADFDGFRIDTLKHMDRPERDRDVRGMVGTFATRIREEAAALGKHNFFLLGEVFDGDDELAGAYTFGGRDADGPFGRVDSVLYFSQKYRVVDEVFKRGAPTRNVECLYAARMGVPASDDGYCAANGFPAGPTYAAEPHAMPADGGIGLPPNRVLVNFLDNHDVPRFLFPDTGVAALHNALFFLMTWDGIPAIYYGTEQQFAGGTDPKNREDMVFDEGGDTFRWLAALIALRKQHVALRRGDVRIAWATDRPRGARDSGILAFERTHPDETLLVVLNTADEQTSRTCAPDADGGACMPVSFPPGTVLTDIAPGGDGATFTVAADGTVDVDVPARGGRVLAP